Proteins encoded by one window of Akkermansia muciniphila ATCC BAA-835:
- a CDS encoding sulfatase family protein — translation MNKSALHLMLAMAAAAACPAAVTPTVKPPKAIVMIYADDLGYGDVGCYGAKGIPTPAIDKLAEQGCRFTDAYSTTSVCTPSRYALFTGEYPWRKEGTGILPGDAALIIDTKKPTLPKMLQSHGYKTYMIGKWHLGLGEKGKKIDWNKHISPSPNEIGFDESFIFAATGDRVPCVILENGNVRNLDPNDPIEVSYKHNFPGLPNGKDNKDQLKLMWSHGHNQAIINGIGRIGFMKGGRSALWKDEENADIITDKAIEYIQKSAKAKEPFFLMFATHDIHVPRCPEKRFVGKSRHGVRGDVTVELDDCVRRITEALQQAGLEKDALVIFSSDNGPVLDDGYRDFAVRDNATHSPAGPFRAGKYSILEGGSRIPFIVKWPGVIKPGTTSKALLNQMDLGASLEQLLAPGKANSFRDSENVMPALLGKSAKGRDYHVINSTGKALAIRHGKWKFIPAGVAIRDGINGASAKMSKSPEGGSLFDLEKDPKELDNVASQHPDICEQMKAKLEEIRQRPETKADQEDLLPLDD, via the coding sequence ATGAATAAATCCGCATTACACCTGATGCTTGCCATGGCGGCGGCAGCGGCCTGCCCGGCCGCAGTCACGCCAACGGTCAAGCCACCCAAGGCCATCGTCATGATTTACGCTGACGACCTCGGCTATGGAGACGTAGGCTGCTATGGAGCCAAGGGAATTCCCACCCCCGCCATCGACAAGCTTGCCGAGCAGGGCTGCCGCTTCACGGACGCCTATTCCACCACATCCGTCTGCACCCCTTCCCGCTATGCCCTGTTCACAGGGGAATATCCGTGGCGCAAGGAAGGCACGGGCATCCTGCCGGGAGATGCCGCCCTCATTATCGATACCAAGAAGCCCACCCTGCCCAAGATGCTCCAATCCCACGGCTACAAAACCTACATGATAGGCAAATGGCACCTGGGCCTGGGGGAAAAGGGGAAGAAGATTGACTGGAACAAACATATCTCCCCCAGCCCGAACGAAATCGGATTTGACGAGAGCTTTATCTTCGCCGCTACGGGCGACCGCGTTCCCTGCGTGATTCTGGAAAACGGCAATGTCCGCAACCTGGACCCGAACGACCCCATTGAAGTATCCTACAAGCACAACTTCCCCGGGCTTCCCAATGGCAAGGATAATAAGGACCAGCTCAAACTCATGTGGAGCCACGGACACAACCAGGCTATTATCAATGGGATCGGACGCATCGGGTTCATGAAGGGCGGCAGAAGCGCCTTGTGGAAGGATGAGGAAAACGCCGATATCATTACGGATAAGGCCATTGAATACATTCAAAAAAGCGCCAAAGCCAAGGAACCGTTTTTCCTGATGTTCGCCACGCATGACATCCACGTGCCGCGCTGCCCGGAAAAACGCTTTGTGGGCAAGAGCCGGCACGGCGTGCGCGGTGACGTGACCGTGGAACTGGATGACTGTGTGCGCCGCATTACAGAGGCTCTGCAACAGGCCGGTCTGGAAAAAGACGCCCTGGTGATCTTCTCCAGCGACAACGGTCCCGTGCTGGATGACGGCTACAGGGATTTCGCCGTCCGGGACAACGCCACCCATTCCCCCGCCGGCCCCTTCCGCGCAGGCAAATACAGCATTCTGGAAGGAGGTTCCCGCATTCCGTTTATCGTCAAATGGCCCGGCGTGATCAAACCCGGAACCACGAGCAAAGCCCTGCTCAATCAAATGGATTTGGGGGCCTCCCTGGAACAGCTGCTGGCCCCCGGCAAGGCCAATTCCTTCCGCGACTCTGAAAACGTGATGCCCGCCCTTCTGGGCAAATCCGCCAAGGGGCGTGACTACCATGTCATCAACAGCACCGGCAAGGCATTGGCGATTCGCCACGGCAAATGGAAATTCATTCCCGCCGGCGTGGCCATTCGCGACGGCATCAACGGAGCCTCCGCAAAAATGAGCAAGTCCCCGGAAGGAGGAAGCCTCTTTGACCTGGAAAAAGACCCGAAGGAACTTGACAACGTAGCCTCCCAGCATCCGGACATTTGCGAACAGATGAAAGCCAAGCTTGAGGAAATCCGCCAGAGGCCCGAAACCAAGGCTGACCAGGAGGACCTGCTTCCCTTGGACGACTAA
- a CDS encoding ferrous iron transporter B, which translates to MEREAEAKDNLWRARLDAVLMHRIWGSLIFLGIVYIIFFLSFAIGDPLVRLIQTGTQLFSVWACRMLEPWPRLQSLLGEGVVGGVGGVLAFLPNVVLLFGAITVLENSGYMMRVSRLMSRIMKIMGLNGSSFAPLLLGFGCSVPAILSTRRIETRSDRLVTIAVLPMMSCAGRLPIYMMFVSALFPSRLQAPVLFGIYASGVLLALCCARLLKNTLFKAPQRDSLHHMKRLRLPSLRKVGILMWSRAFMYVRKAGTFILGASIILWFLNTYPRPEENTAPTNAAAMEHSYAGQIGHWMEPVTQVAGFDWKINSALVGAFAAKEIFVTQMGILYAVEDGNSVPAAQQTLNARLKASYTPLQGISIMIFCLIALPCIGTVTVAKREAGTWWFALAQFGGLTLLGFATATLIYQAGLLL; encoded by the coding sequence ATGGAACGGGAGGCAGAGGCGAAGGACAACCTGTGGAGGGCCAGACTGGATGCCGTCCTGATGCACAGGATATGGGGTTCCCTTATTTTCCTGGGCATCGTTTATATTATTTTCTTCCTGAGCTTCGCTATCGGGGATCCTCTGGTCAGGCTCATCCAGACGGGTACCCAGCTGTTCAGCGTCTGGGCCTGCCGCATGCTGGAACCGTGGCCCCGCCTTCAATCCCTGCTGGGGGAAGGCGTGGTAGGAGGCGTGGGCGGCGTACTGGCCTTTCTGCCCAACGTGGTTCTCCTCTTCGGGGCCATTACCGTTCTGGAAAACAGCGGATACATGATGAGGGTTTCCCGCCTGATGAGCCGCATCATGAAAATCATGGGGTTGAACGGCAGCAGCTTTGCCCCCCTCCTGCTGGGATTCGGCTGTTCGGTTCCCGCCATCCTGTCCACCAGGAGAATTGAAACGCGCAGCGACCGCCTGGTCACCATCGCCGTGCTGCCCATGATGAGCTGTGCGGGCCGCCTGCCGATCTACATGATGTTCGTCTCCGCCCTGTTTCCCTCCCGCCTGCAGGCCCCCGTGCTGTTCGGGATTTATGCCAGCGGCGTCCTGCTGGCGCTGTGCTGCGCCCGGCTTCTGAAAAACACGCTTTTCAAGGCGCCCCAGAGGGATTCCCTCCACCACATGAAGCGCCTGCGCCTCCCCTCCCTGCGGAAGGTGGGCATCCTGATGTGGTCACGGGCCTTCATGTACGTCCGGAAAGCAGGCACTTTCATTCTTGGGGCCTCCATCATCCTGTGGTTTCTGAACACCTACCCCAGGCCGGAAGAAAACACGGCGCCGACAAACGCAGCGGCCATGGAACATTCCTACGCCGGACAAATAGGCCATTGGATGGAACCCGTCACGCAAGTGGCCGGATTTGACTGGAAAATCAATTCCGCCCTGGTAGGAGCCTTTGCCGCCAAGGAAATTTTCGTCACCCAGATGGGTATCCTTTATGCGGTGGAAGACGGAAATTCGGTCCCGGCTGCCCAGCAGACATTGAACGCCCGCCTTAAAGCCAGCTACACCCCTCTCCAGGGCATCAGCATCATGATATTCTGCCTGATTGCCCTGCCCTGCATCGGCACCGTCACCGTCGCCAAGAGGGAAGCGGGCACCTGGTGGTTCGCTCTGGCTCAATTCGGCGGATTGACCCTCCTGGGTTTTGCAACGGCTACGCTGATCTACCAGGCAGGGCTCCTTCTGTAA
- a CDS encoding sialate O-acetylesterase, protein MNIPVTLILLAFHMAAAASASICASRKTEWADWNYLTSYGQSLSVGWTAKPVVTEKQEEGGLYMFRGGVRAYENGSDRKMLVPLEEGVNGPRGETPVSGAACRLFRLMQHYSPVTASRIRLICSATGVGGASLGSLGRGTGAYNRILDDLKAAKILADREGKTLSMPAFIWTQGETDHQDRKTREWYREKMEKLIRDINHDARAVTGQKNDVVCFGYQVGSHLNYYQFNPTDYPAIALEQLEMALEKDSRYVMTTPMYHFEYSDGVHLTAPMSRLYGEYVGYVMKKVLLDGADWKPVHPLTHKIRKSGKGWTVEVAFYAPCPPLVLDTKTVDDPGNYGFSLVGAEGEDIAIKSVRLVGKNAVQLLTEKDPGKGRLRYGMTINEHRLSGPRTGARGCLRDSQGDEVKAHIQGKDYRMDNWCPFFDYSLSKGH, encoded by the coding sequence ATGAATATTCCTGTTACCTTGATTTTGCTTGCTTTCCACATGGCTGCGGCGGCTTCCGCATCCATCTGTGCTTCCCGGAAAACAGAGTGGGCGGATTGGAATTATTTAACTTCTTACGGTCAATCCCTTTCTGTGGGCTGGACGGCTAAGCCCGTTGTAACGGAAAAGCAGGAGGAAGGGGGCTTGTATATGTTCAGGGGAGGGGTGAGAGCGTATGAGAACGGCAGTGACCGCAAGATGCTGGTTCCTCTGGAGGAAGGAGTGAACGGTCCGCGCGGCGAAACTCCCGTATCCGGGGCTGCCTGTCGTTTGTTCCGCCTGATGCAGCATTATTCTCCCGTTACGGCTTCCCGTATCCGGTTGATTTGTTCTGCGACGGGAGTGGGTGGGGCGAGCCTTGGTTCCCTGGGCAGGGGAACTGGAGCCTACAACCGCATTTTGGATGATTTGAAGGCCGCCAAAATACTGGCTGACCGGGAAGGGAAGACCCTTTCCATGCCTGCGTTTATCTGGACCCAGGGAGAGACGGATCACCAGGACAGAAAGACGAGGGAATGGTACCGGGAAAAAATGGAAAAGCTGATCAGGGACATAAATCATGACGCCAGGGCCGTGACCGGGCAGAAAAACGATGTGGTCTGTTTCGGCTATCAGGTTGGTTCCCATTTGAATTATTATCAGTTTAATCCTACGGATTATCCGGCTATTGCCCTGGAACAGCTGGAGATGGCTTTGGAGAAGGACAGCCGGTATGTGATGACGACCCCGATGTATCATTTCGAGTATAGCGACGGAGTCCATTTGACGGCGCCCATGTCCCGCCTTTATGGGGAGTATGTGGGCTATGTCATGAAGAAAGTCCTGTTGGATGGGGCGGACTGGAAACCCGTGCATCCCCTGACCCATAAAATCAGGAAGTCCGGAAAGGGTTGGACGGTGGAAGTGGCATTTTATGCTCCCTGCCCCCCTTTGGTTCTGGACACGAAGACGGTTGACGATCCTGGCAATTATGGTTTTTCCCTTGTGGGGGCTGAGGGAGAGGATATTGCCATCAAGTCTGTCCGGCTGGTGGGGAAGAATGCGGTACAGCTGTTGACGGAGAAGGACCCGGGGAAAGGGCGTCTACGCTATGGGATGACGATTAATGAGCACCGTCTTTCCGGTCCGCGGACGGGGGCGCGGGGCTGTCTGAGGGATTCCCAGGGAGATGAGGTTAAGGCCCATATCCAGGGCAAAGATTACCGAATGGATAATTGGTGCCCCTTTTTTGATTACTCCCTGTCAAAAGGGCATTGA
- a CDS encoding GDSL-type esterase/lipase family protein, whose protein sequence is MNHFPSINAISASICLLGCGLALPVFSQQPEKGKPDAAHISKTKADWWSQRHALLKQTLAETPCQLLFIGDSITHRWETDGKKIWSQYFSPYAPVNFGIGGDRTEHVLWRIDDSALKTPHSPQVCVIMVGTNNTGQYKGRQTPQETAEGIREIASRVHRLHPATEIILLHIFPRGKTAEDPLRIQNEMINRELDKTNMPRVHVVNINSAFLDKDGTFLPGITGDLVHLTEKGYRLWADALLPEIKKYMK, encoded by the coding sequence ATGAACCATTTCCCGTCTATCAACGCCATATCCGCCTCCATCTGCCTTCTGGGATGCGGACTCGCCCTGCCTGTTTTCTCCCAACAGCCGGAAAAAGGAAAACCCGATGCCGCCCACATTTCCAAAACAAAAGCTGACTGGTGGAGCCAGAGGCACGCCCTGTTAAAGCAGACCCTGGCGGAAACACCATGCCAACTGCTGTTTATCGGCGATTCCATCACCCACCGCTGGGAAACCGACGGCAAAAAAATATGGTCTCAATATTTTTCCCCCTATGCTCCTGTCAATTTCGGCATAGGAGGTGACAGGACGGAACATGTATTGTGGCGCATTGACGATTCTGCCCTTAAAACGCCTCATTCCCCCCAAGTATGCGTTATCATGGTGGGCACCAATAACACAGGGCAATACAAAGGCAGGCAGACCCCGCAGGAAACGGCGGAGGGTATCCGGGAAATAGCTTCCCGGGTCCATCGGCTCCACCCCGCCACTGAAATCATTCTTCTGCACATCTTTCCCCGGGGGAAAACGGCGGAAGACCCCCTGCGCATCCAAAATGAAATGATCAACAGGGAGCTGGACAAAACAAATATGCCGAGAGTCCATGTCGTCAACATTAATTCCGCATTCCTGGACAAGGACGGCACTTTCCTGCCGGGAATTACCGGGGACCTCGTCCACCTTACAGAAAAAGGCTACCGTCTCTGGGCGGACGCACTGCTGCCGGAAATCAAAAAATACATGAAGTAA